One genomic segment of Haloferax sp. Atlit-12N includes these proteins:
- a CDS encoding helix-turn-helix domain-containing protein — protein MTTNRFDVAQDDGYLATTTVTSFRIIEALKRRDGATVQQLVEELGLASGTVYKHLNTLQSIQYVDKDGSEYRLGLGFLELGIAARTQAETV, from the coding sequence ATGACAACCAACCGCTTTGACGTGGCCCAAGACGATGGATATCTAGCGACGACGACCGTTACGAGTTTCCGTATCATTGAGGCTCTAAAACGCCGCGACGGTGCTACAGTCCAGCAACTCGTCGAAGAGTTAGGGCTCGCCTCGGGGACCGTTTACAAACATCTCAACACGCTTCAGTCGATCCAGTATGTCGACAAAGATGGATCTGAGTACCGTCTCGGCCTGGGATTTCTTGAACTAGGTATTGCTGCCCGCACCCAGGCCGAGACGGTAA